One Faecalispora anaeroviscerum genomic window carries:
- a CDS encoding uracil-DNA glycosylase produces MKMTWEELESTCLQCRKCGLCETRTNVVLGVGSRSADVMFIGEGPGENEDLQGEPFVGRAGQLLDKMLAAVDLDRRSNIYIANIVKCRPPKNRDPEPGEQEACLPWLRAQVSLIRPKIIVCLGRVAAMKLLKPDIKITKEHGEFYDRGGVLMMATLHPAALLRNPNNKPAAFEDFLKLRKKLDELQLAPASGDLPF; encoded by the coding sequence ATGAAAATGACTTGGGAAGAGCTGGAGTCAACCTGCTTGCAGTGCCGCAAATGCGGGTTGTGCGAAACGCGCACCAATGTGGTGCTTGGGGTGGGAAGCCGCAGCGCGGATGTGATGTTCATCGGCGAAGGCCCCGGAGAAAACGAGGATTTGCAGGGCGAGCCTTTTGTTGGGCGCGCGGGCCAGCTGCTGGATAAAATGCTGGCGGCGGTCGATCTGGACCGCCGCAGCAACATTTATATTGCAAATATCGTCAAGTGCCGACCGCCCAAAAACCGCGATCCGGAGCCCGGCGAGCAGGAGGCCTGCCTGCCCTGGCTGCGGGCTCAGGTAAGTCTGATCCGCCCGAAGATCATTGTCTGTCTGGGGCGTGTGGCGGCGATGAAGCTGTTAAAGCCGGACATCAAGATCACAAAGGAGCACGGCGAGTTTTACGACAGGGGCGGTGTGCTGATGATGGCAACCCTGCACCCGGCCGCCCTGCTGCGAAACCCTAACAACAAACCCGCCGCGTTCGAGGATTTCTTAAAGCTGCGCAAAAAGCTGGACGAACTTCAGCTTGCTCCCGCATCGGGCGATCTCCCTTTTTAA
- the dnaX gene encoding DNA polymerase III subunit gamma/tau, whose protein sequence is MYQVLYRKWRPRQFSDVVGQPQVTSTLKNELISGRLAHAYLFTGSRGTGKTTCAKILAKAVNCLNPKNGDPCGECELCRGLDNGSVLDVVEIDAASNNGVENIRTLREEANFTPAAAKYRVYIIDEVHMLSIGAFNALLKTLEEPPEHVIFILATTEVHKLPATILSRCQRFDFRRIAPADIADRLTYIAGEENASIEPQAALLLARLADGALRDALSLLDQCLGRSRNVTVDVVTQTAGLAGREHLFRLADAIAGQDAATALLVIDELYTASKDMVRLCEELSSYFRGLMLLKTMKDARDILAVPEEEYQAMAARALPTSLPVILHCLDTTQDTLERMYRGGNRRIEMEMAILRLCSPELDSGTDALVRRIAALERNGAVPAAQLSRLEPQAPRIPEPAPNSTATIPPAASASSAPVVRQELDEVPPWMEEPPPASQEPTFPAPSPVPEASELQEPPKPPAISQAARDSGAPPTLDDLQDLAQPLDVWPEILQTMKEYSRVVAASFAGSTAYVSGEYVLIDAPSPTALELLRRPAQRDKMRDAIKQVTGRTYKLGPYKKPQTEQTKEQDPLKALAESAAAAGIPVIQQ, encoded by the coding sequence ATGTATCAGGTTTTATACCGCAAATGGCGGCCACGGCAATTTTCAGATGTTGTGGGGCAGCCTCAGGTTACGTCCACTCTGAAAAACGAACTGATCTCCGGGCGGCTTGCCCACGCGTATCTGTTCACCGGCTCCAGGGGAACCGGAAAAACAACCTGCGCCAAAATACTGGCCAAAGCGGTCAACTGCCTAAACCCCAAAAACGGCGACCCTTGCGGGGAATGCGAACTCTGCCGCGGGCTCGACAACGGCTCTGTGCTGGATGTGGTGGAAATCGACGCCGCCAGCAACAACGGTGTGGAGAATATCCGCACCCTGCGCGAGGAAGCGAATTTTACGCCCGCCGCCGCTAAATACCGGGTATACATTATCGACGAGGTTCACATGCTTTCGATCGGCGCGTTCAACGCCCTGCTGAAAACACTGGAGGAACCGCCGGAGCATGTCATCTTTATTCTGGCCACTACCGAGGTGCATAAGCTCCCCGCGACAATCTTATCCCGTTGCCAGCGATTTGATTTTCGCAGGATTGCCCCGGCAGACATTGCGGATCGCCTGACCTATATTGCTGGTGAGGAAAACGCGAGCATTGAGCCGCAGGCGGCGCTGCTTTTGGCCAGGCTGGCCGACGGCGCTCTGCGCGACGCGCTCTCGCTGCTGGATCAATGCCTGGGGCGCAGCCGCAACGTTACGGTAGATGTCGTTACCCAGACCGCCGGACTGGCTGGACGGGAGCATCTGTTTCGGCTGGCGGACGCCATCGCCGGACAGGACGCGGCCACAGCGCTGTTGGTGATCGACGAGCTGTATACCGCGTCAAAGGATATGGTACGGCTGTGCGAAGAGCTTTCGAGCTATTTTCGCGGGCTGATGCTGCTGAAAACCATGAAAGACGCCAGAGATATTCTGGCGGTTCCCGAGGAGGAATACCAGGCCATGGCCGCGCGGGCGCTACCTACCTCCCTGCCGGTGATTCTGCATTGTCTGGATACAACGCAAGATACGCTGGAACGGATGTACCGGGGCGGCAACCGGCGGATCGAAATGGAAATGGCGATTCTGCGCCTTTGCTCGCCCGAGCTGGATTCCGGCACGGACGCGCTGGTACGACGGATCGCCGCGCTCGAGAGGAACGGCGCTGTTCCCGCGGCACAGCTGTCTCGATTAGAACCTCAGGCTCCGCGCATACCGGAACCTGCCCCCAACTCTACCGCCACCATTCCCCCAGCGGCTTCCGCCTCCTCCGCACCCGTGGTACGGCAGGAACTAGACGAGGTACCGCCGTGGATGGAAGAGCCGCCGCCGGCTTCGCAGGAACCAACTTTTCCCGCACCGTCCCCCGTTCCCGAAGCTTCGGAGCTTCAGGAGCCTCCGAAGCCGCCCGCAATTTCTCAGGCCGCAAGGGACTCCGGCGCACCTCCTACTCTCGACGACCTGCAAGACTTAGCCCAGCCGCTGGATGTGTGGCCGGAAATCCTACAGACCATGAAGGAGTATTCGCGGGTTGTTGCCGCTTCCTTCGCAGGCTCCACCGCCTACGTAAGCGGTGAATACGTTTTGATCGACGCACCCAGCCCTACCGCTCTTGAGCTGCTTCGCCGCCCCGCCCAGCGGGACAAAATGCGCGACGCCATCAAGCAGGTAACGGGACGTACCTATAAACTGGGACCCTACAAAAAGCCCCAGACAGAACAGACAAAAGAACAGGACCCGCTCAAAGCCCTGGCGGAAAGCGCCGCGGCGGCGGGAATCCCAGTGATTCAACAATAA
- a CDS encoding YbaB/EbfC family nucleoid-associated protein, with product MKARLPEGYGKGGAANLQQLARQAQKLQEEMDKATTELETKEYTATSGGNAVEVVATGKMELKSITIKPEVVDPEDVEMLSDLILAATNEALRAAAADKSERMESLSGGLNVPGMF from the coding sequence ATGAAAGCAAGATTACCGGAAGGCTACGGCAAAGGCGGCGCCGCCAATTTACAGCAGCTGGCACGGCAGGCCCAAAAGCTGCAGGAAGAAATGGACAAAGCCACCACCGAGCTTGAAACCAAGGAATACACTGCCACCTCCGGCGGAAACGCTGTAGAGGTTGTTGCAACCGGCAAAATGGAGCTGAAATCCATCACCATCAAGCCCGAGGTTGTAGACCCCGAGGATGTGGAGATGCTCTCCGACCTAATTTTGGCCGCGACAAACGAAGCGCTGCGCGCCGCCGCCGCCGACAAGAGCGAGCGGATGGAATCCCTTTCGGGCGGCCTGAACGTACCTGGGATGTTTTAA
- the recR gene encoding recombination mediator RecR: protein MPAYYVAPLARLIEQFERLPGIGHKSAQRLAYYVLGLSKEETEQFTGAIREAHEKIHYCKECCNLTDQELCPVCRSANRDRSILCVVEDPRDVFALERTNEYKGLYHVLHGAISPLNGVGPDQLCIKELLARMNDEVKEIIMATNPTVEGEATAMYLSRLLKPMGITVTRLAYGIPVGGDLEYADEVTLTRAMEGRREI, encoded by the coding sequence ATGCCCGCCTATTACGTGGCGCCCTTGGCACGGCTAATCGAGCAGTTTGAACGGCTGCCCGGTATCGGCCATAAAAGCGCCCAGCGTCTGGCCTATTATGTTCTCGGGCTCTCCAAGGAGGAAACGGAGCAGTTCACTGGAGCTATCCGGGAGGCCCATGAGAAAATCCATTACTGCAAAGAGTGCTGCAACCTGACGGATCAGGAGCTTTGCCCCGTCTGCCGCAGTGCGAACCGCGACCGTTCGATCCTCTGCGTGGTGGAGGACCCCCGCGACGTATTCGCACTCGAGCGCACCAACGAATACAAAGGCCTTTACCATGTGCTGCACGGCGCAATCTCCCCCCTAAACGGTGTGGGACCCGACCAGCTCTGCATCAAGGAACTTCTGGCTCGCATGAACGACGAGGTCAAGGAGATCATCATGGCCACCAATCCCACAGTAGAGGGCGAGGCCACCGCCATGTATCTCTCACGGCTGCTCAAGCCTATGGGAATTACGGTCACGCGCCTGGCTTATGGCATTCCCGTCGGTGGCGATCTGGAATATGCCGACGAGGTCACCCTGACCCGTGCGATGGAGGGCCGCAGAGAAATTTAG
- the smpB gene encoding SsrA-binding protein SmpB, which yields MAEKKATKTIAQNKKAFHDYFVEESMEAGIELAGTEVKSLRQGRANLKDSWCSVVNGELLLNGMHISPYEHGNIFNKDPVRVRRLLMHKREIMRLFGLVKQDGYSLIPLSLYFKGSIVKVQVGLCKGKKLYDKRQDLAEKAAKRDIERAMKDKNRA from the coding sequence ATGGCCGAAAAGAAAGCAACCAAAACGATCGCGCAAAACAAAAAAGCCTTTCACGACTACTTTGTGGAAGAAAGCATGGAGGCCGGCATCGAGCTGGCCGGCACCGAGGTGAAATCCCTGCGCCAGGGCCGCGCCAACCTGAAGGATTCGTGGTGCTCCGTCGTGAACGGCGAGCTTCTGCTCAATGGGATGCACATCAGCCCGTATGAGCATGGAAATATCTTTAACAAAGACCCTGTTCGCGTACGCCGCCTTTTAATGCATAAGCGCGAGATCATGCGGCTGTTTGGCCTTGTAAAGCAGGACGGCTACTCCCTGATTCCGCTGTCACTGTATTTTAAGGGCTCGATTGTTAAGGTGCAGGTTGGTCTTTGCAAGGGTAAAAAGCTGTACGACAAGCGGCAGGACCTGGCAGAAAAAGCTGCAAAGCGTGACATTGAACGTGCGATGAAAGACAAAAACCGGGCATAA
- a CDS encoding HNH endonuclease produces MHSGEIRYLTKKLLIEFNMASIREKRNRNIREDYLESLPEKYYPVKFIMIHNTLHEVRTMVIFDDKGTSAFLDMSTERYETIPVALEDSDGKYLVLEEADIREKMPYDGKEYTEKVYKKPYRKPSFRKKILNIYNNRCAVCGNNNVDVLRAAHIKDAASGGIEEPCNGICLCANHEIAFDRGTLKIKPDGEIISLVEDITIEAAYIEYPESEDNWPSKELLKWKYEKANNN; encoded by the coding sequence TTGCATAGTGGTGAAATACGTTACTTAACAAAAAAGCTACTTATTGAATTTAATATGGCTTCAATTAGGGAAAAACGCAACCGTAATATTCGTGAAGATTACTTAGAATCTTTGCCCGAGAAGTATTATCCAGTAAAATTTATTATGATTCACAATACCCTCCATGAAGTCCGTACGATGGTCATTTTTGATGATAAAGGGACGTCTGCATTTTTAGATATGTCAACAGAGAGATACGAAACGATACCTGTTGCTCTTGAAGACAGCGATGGAAAATACTTGGTATTAGAAGAGGCTGATATAAGAGAAAAAATGCCATATGATGGAAAAGAGTATACTGAAAAAGTCTACAAAAAGCCCTACAGAAAGCCATCATTTAGGAAGAAAATTTTAAATATATATAATAATCGGTGTGCTGTATGTGGCAATAATAATGTTGATGTTTTACGGGCGGCACATATAAAAGATGCTGCTAGTGGAGGGATAGAAGAACCTTGCAATGGCATATGTCTATGTGCAAATCACGAAATAGCATTTGATAGAGGAACGTTGAAGATTAAACCTGATGGAGAGATTATTTCTTTGGTTGAGGATATTACGATTGAGGCCGCATACATTGAGTATCCAGAAAGTGAAGATAATTGGCCTTCAAAGGAATTACTAAAATGGAAGTATGAAAAAGCTAATAACAACTAA
- a CDS encoding acetylglutamate kinase has translation MNQDIHFSACKDMIDLINTLRKLWEQHIMWTRSFIISTASNLGDLQYVTERLLRNPSDFAEVLKKYYGVEKANPFKSLLTEHLTIAAKLVNAAKANDTNTVNDERKKWYANADQIAAFMASINPYWSQREWQLMLYDHLKITEDEAVYRLTNQYAKDVALYDAIEDQALMMADKMASGIIKQFSI, from the coding sequence ATGAATCAGGATATCCACTTTTCAGCGTGCAAAGATATGATTGATTTGATAAACACTCTACGTAAACTTTGGGAACAGCATATAATGTGGACAAGATCATTCATCATTAGCACAGCATCTAATTTGGGAGATTTGCAGTATGTTACAGAGCGTCTTTTACGAAATCCATCTGATTTTGCAGAGGTTCTAAAAAAATACTATGGTGTAGAAAAAGCAAATCCATTTAAGTCGCTGCTAACCGAGCACTTAACCATTGCTGCGAAGCTTGTGAACGCCGCAAAGGCAAATGATACGAACACGGTAAACGACGAAAGAAAAAAGTGGTATGCAAATGCAGATCAAATTGCAGCTTTTATGGCAAGCATAAATCCATATTGGTCCCAGCGCGAATGGCAGTTAATGCTATATGACCATCTTAAGATCACTGAGGACGAAGCTGTGTATCGATTAACCAATCAGTACGCAAAGGATGTTGCTCTTTATGATGCAATTGAAGATCAGGCTCTTATGATGGCCGATAAAATGGCAAGCGGTATTATTAAACAATTTAGTATCTGA
- a CDS encoding CBS domain-containing protein: protein MKVRNIMSTGVTKLNPGDSIEKAAQLMKQHDIGSIPVCDQEKVIGIVTDRDIATRSAAEGQDAKQQRVCDIMSTNPVVGSPEMDAHEVAKLMSEKQIRRLPIVENNSLVGVVALGDISVQPTLQDNAGEALKNISQSDSGSQM, encoded by the coding sequence ATGAAAGTTAGAAATATCATGTCAACAGGAGTTACCAAGCTAAACCCGGGCGATTCCATCGAGAAAGCCGCCCAACTGATGAAGCAGCACGATATAGGCTCCATTCCTGTCTGTGATCAGGAAAAAGTAATTGGTATTGTGACGGACAGGGATATCGCAACAAGATCTGCCGCAGAAGGCCAGGATGCAAAACAGCAAAGAGTTTGCGATATCATGAGTACAAACCCAGTGGTAGGCAGCCCTGAAATGGATGCACACGAGGTTGCGAAGCTGATGAGCGAAAAGCAAATACGAAGACTGCCTATCGTAGAAAACAATAGTCTTGTAGGTGTGGTCGCACTGGGCGATATTTCCGTTCAACCTACGCTTCAGGATAATGCGGGGGAGGCCCTGAAAAACATTTCACAGTCCGACAGCGGCAGCCAAATGTGA
- a CDS encoding sodium-translocating pyrophosphatase, producing the protein MKNNVNLFLAVSVIVSVCSFLFAVWLYKWVVRQPSSNAQIAKISGLIRGGANTFLRKEYTVLAKFAGVAAILIFLFLPSPIWMGDVTANIIMTISYLAGTVFSAAAGKIGIQIATIANGKTAEAAQKGIQPSFMCGFRGGAVMGMAVVGSTLLGVSLVFFLTNSTTSLLGFSFGASSLALFAKAGGGIFTKTADISADLVGKVELGIPEDDPRNPAVIADNVGDNVGDVAGMGADLFDSNVASMAAALVMAVSLDKAAGGSQNAATVFCYAAIGLLASIIGVATARMGKNGNPTRALNSSTYVTTAIFAVLTALATWFFGLEWRIWGASIIGLMVGVVIGIASDYFTDDTKPPVHHVANASETGPAFTILSGVSYGFISTLPAMIGIGISAMAAYKICEPLGGGYPMFGIAMSAVGMLSIVGMIISNDAYGPIVDNARGLAEMGDLGDEVLEITDSLDSAGNTVKAVTKGFAIGAAGLTVIALLGAFISEVNEAGASIAGFLPITGFDVMNPTVFFGMLVGASIPAVFSAMLMLGVDRNAQRMITEIHRQFREIAGLKEGDPNAVPEYDKCIEIATHGAIKELIPAGLMAILSTLVVGFVGGVDAIGGFLTGNIVSGLLLALFMSNAGGLWDNSKKFIESGHNGGKGSDAHKAAVVGDTVGDPFKDTAGPSINTQITVVSLVASLMSTLFLTMSLIH; encoded by the coding sequence GTGAAAAACAATGTAAATCTATTCCTGGCTGTTTCTGTAATCGTATCTGTATGTTCCTTTCTTTTCGCTGTGTGGCTGTACAAATGGGTCGTACGACAGCCCTCCTCGAATGCTCAAATCGCCAAAATCAGTGGACTGATTCGTGGCGGTGCCAATACGTTCCTGAGAAAAGAATACACTGTACTGGCAAAATTCGCCGGAGTTGCGGCCATCCTGATCTTTCTGTTTTTGCCGTCTCCTATTTGGATGGGTGACGTAACCGCCAATATCATCATGACGATTTCCTACCTGGCTGGTACCGTATTTTCCGCTGCCGCAGGCAAAATTGGGATTCAAATCGCAACCATCGCCAATGGCAAAACAGCTGAAGCGGCGCAAAAAGGAATTCAGCCCTCTTTTATGTGCGGATTCCGCGGCGGCGCCGTTATGGGTATGGCCGTAGTCGGCAGCACCCTGCTGGGTGTTTCTCTGGTATTCTTTTTGACGAACAGCACCACTTCCCTTTTGGGCTTCAGCTTTGGCGCAAGCTCTCTGGCCTTGTTTGCCAAAGCCGGTGGCGGTATTTTCACCAAAACGGCAGACATCAGCGCAGACCTGGTTGGCAAAGTAGAGCTTGGAATTCCGGAAGATGACCCCCGTAACCCCGCTGTGATTGCGGACAATGTAGGCGATAACGTCGGAGATGTAGCCGGTATGGGCGCAGATCTGTTTGATTCGAATGTTGCCTCCATGGCCGCGGCGCTGGTAATGGCGGTTTCATTAGATAAGGCTGCAGGCGGCTCCCAAAATGCCGCTACCGTATTTTGTTATGCGGCGATTGGACTTTTGGCCTCCATCATTGGTGTGGCAACCGCCAGAATGGGGAAAAACGGAAATCCAACCCGAGCCTTAAACAGCAGCACCTATGTTACCACTGCTATTTTTGCTGTTTTAACCGCGCTCGCCACCTGGTTCTTCGGCTTGGAATGGCGAATCTGGGGCGCCAGCATCATCGGGCTGATGGTTGGCGTTGTGATCGGAATTGCCAGTGATTATTTTACGGACGACACAAAGCCGCCGGTACATCATGTTGCAAACGCTTCCGAAACTGGCCCGGCCTTTACGATTCTTTCCGGCGTTTCCTACGGGTTCATCAGTACCCTGCCCGCAATGATCGGCATTGGCATTTCCGCCATGGCCGCTTACAAAATCTGCGAACCTCTGGGCGGCGGCTACCCTATGTTCGGAATTGCCATGTCGGCGGTCGGCATGCTTTCCATCGTGGGAATGATCATCTCCAACGACGCCTACGGTCCGATTGTAGACAATGCCCGCGGACTTGCTGAAATGGGCGATCTGGGAGACGAGGTTCTGGAGATTACCGACTCGCTGGACAGCGCCGGCAATACCGTAAAAGCGGTAACCAAGGGCTTTGCAATTGGGGCGGCCGGCCTGACGGTCATCGCGCTGTTAGGTGCGTTTATCAGTGAAGTAAACGAAGCGGGGGCTTCCATTGCTGGCTTTCTCCCGATTACCGGTTTTGACGTCATGAACCCCACCGTATTTTTCGGAATGCTGGTCGGTGCATCGATTCCGGCGGTATTCAGCGCTATGCTAATGCTGGGTGTTGACCGCAATGCGCAAAGGATGATTACGGAAATTCATCGCCAGTTCCGGGAAATCGCCGGTTTAAAGGAAGGAGACCCCAACGCGGTACCTGAGTATGACAAGTGCATTGAAATCGCCACTCATGGTGCGATCAAAGAATTAATCCCCGCCGGGCTCATGGCAATTCTTTCAACGCTTGTCGTCGGCTTTGTTGGCGGCGTGGATGCCATTGGCGGCTTTTTGACCGGAAACATTGTCAGCGGACTCTTGCTGGCCCTGTTTATGAGCAACGCAGGCGGACTATGGGATAACTCTAAAAAATTCATCGAATCCGGGCACAACGGAGGCAAGGGCAGCGATGCTCACAAAGCGGCCGTTGTAGGCGATACGGTAGGCGATCCCTTTAAGGATACGGCAGGCCCCTCCATCAATACGCAGATCACCGTGGTTTCTCTGGTGGCTTCTTTGATGTCTACTCTGTTCCTCACCATGTCGCTCATCCATTAA
- a CDS encoding cation transporter translates to MHQIKKMKRSLDAIPGVLSVSANDKDGRVAVDYDSSGTDVSAIEKQLRGIGIDAELISNQNHIM, encoded by the coding sequence ATGCATCAGATAAAAAAGATGAAACGGAGCCTCGACGCGATTCCGGGCGTTTTATCTGTGAGCGCGAATGACAAAGACGGTCGGGTTGCGGTTGATTATGACAGCAGCGGAACAGATGTATCCGCAATTGAGAAGCAGCTGCGGGGGATCGGTATCGATGCTGAGCTGATTAGTAACCAGAATCATATCATGTGA